In Clostridium swellfunianum, a genomic segment contains:
- a CDS encoding ATP-binding cassette domain-containing protein, with protein sequence MSKVSKEVLLDVKNLRVEFGKNRRKMFAAVKDISFQIYKGETFGLVGESGSGKTTIGRAIVRINEAAAGEICFKGERITGKISKKLDKEITRKIQMIFQDPMASLNERAKVDYIVSEGLYNIKNYKSEDERKEKVMQALLEVGLLPEFSSRFPHEFSGGQRQRIGIARSLVMEPELIIADEPISALDVSIRAQVLNLLTDLQKEKGLTYMFIAHDLAVVRYITDRVAIIHKGKIVELAETEKLFCHPLHPYTRALLSAIPLPDPRAERERVVEIYDPSIHDYTKEPPDWVEVEPGHFILANAREVEKYRNQL encoded by the coding sequence GGAAAAATAGAAGAAAAATGTTTGCAGCAGTAAAGGATATAAGCTTTCAGATATATAAGGGTGAAACCTTTGGTCTTGTTGGAGAATCTGGCTCTGGAAAAACAACCATAGGCAGAGCTATAGTAAGGATTAACGAAGCTGCTGCTGGGGAAATATGCTTTAAAGGTGAAAGGATAACAGGAAAGATAAGCAAGAAGTTAGATAAAGAGATAACAAGAAAAATCCAGATGATTTTCCAAGACCCCATGGCTTCACTTAATGAGAGAGCAAAGGTAGATTATATAGTTTCAGAAGGATTATATAATATTAAAAATTATAAAAGTGAAGATGAAAGAAAAGAAAAAGTTATGCAGGCTCTTTTAGAGGTCGGTCTTTTACCTGAGTTTTCAAGCAGATTTCCACATGAGTTTTCTGGAGGACAAAGGCAGAGAATAGGGATAGCTAGGTCACTTGTTATGGAACCTGAGCTTATAATTGCTGATGAGCCTATATCAGCCCTTGATGTATCAATACGAGCTCAGGTTTTAAATCTTTTAACAGATTTGCAGAAGGAAAAAGGGTTAACCTACATGTTTATTGCGCATGATTTGGCAGTAGTTAGATATATTACAGACAGAGTTGCTATAATTCACAAGGGTAAAATAGTAGAGCTGGCTGAAACTGAAAAACTCTTCTGTCATCCTCTCCATCCTTATACAAGAGCATTGCTTTCGGCTATTCCTTTGCCTGACCCAAGAGCGGAGCGAGAAAGAGTTGTGGAAATCTATGATCCAAGTATCCATGATTATACAAAGGAACCTCCAGATTGGGTAGAAGTAGAACCAGGACATTTTATTTTAGCCAATGCTAGAGAAGTTGAAAAATATAGAAATCAGCTATAG
- the thiI gene encoding tRNA uracil 4-sulfurtransferase ThiI, producing the protein MRKLVLVKYAPEIFLKGLNRNRFEKKLRDNIKRVLQGSDYEFVVDQGRWFIYSDDLEEVIDKVMKVFGVSEVSIVTEVEPSMEEIKKQAVEAIKESGASTFKVETNRANKNFPGNSMDISREIGAHILKIVPGLTVKINKPEFIVNVEIREQMAYVYQRKVKAVGGLPYGMNGSTMLMLSGGIDSPVAGYMMARRGVEVSCVYYHSHPYTSERAKEKVKQLAAILSNYTGSIKLYVVPFTDIQMSIIDKCREDELTIIMRRFMTRIACKLADKLNVQSVTTGESIGQVASQTMEGLVVSTDVADRPMFRPLIAMDKQDIMDISRQIGTYETSILPYEDCCTIFVPKHPKTKPALDKMRKAESILEVDRLVEEAIENMETYEL; encoded by the coding sequence ATGAGAAAGCTAGTTTTAGTAAAATATGCCCCGGAAATATTTCTTAAGGGTTTAAATAGAAACAGATTTGAAAAAAAGCTTAGAGATAATATTAAAAGAGTGCTTCAAGGATCTGATTATGAGTTTGTTGTAGATCAGGGAAGATGGTTTATTTATTCAGACGATCTCGAAGAAGTAATTGACAAAGTTATGAAGGTATTTGGAGTTTCAGAAGTTAGCATTGTTACTGAAGTTGAACCTTCTATGGAAGAAATAAAGAAACAGGCCGTAGAAGCAATTAAGGAAAGTGGAGCTTCAACTTTTAAAGTAGAAACCAACAGAGCAAACAAGAATTTCCCAGGAAATTCCATGGATATTAGTAGGGAAATAGGCGCACATATTTTAAAGATTGTTCCGGGACTAACTGTTAAGATTAATAAACCTGAGTTTATAGTAAATGTGGAAATAAGAGAGCAAATGGCTTATGTTTATCAGAGAAAGGTTAAAGCTGTTGGCGGGCTTCCTTATGGGATGAACGGGAGCACTATGCTCATGCTTTCTGGTGGTATAGATTCACCTGTTGCAGGATATATGATGGCAAGAAGAGGGGTTGAGGTGAGCTGTGTTTATTACCATAGCCATCCATATACAAGCGAAAGGGCTAAAGAAAAAGTAAAGCAATTAGCTGCTATACTAAGTAATTATACAGGCAGTATAAAGCTTTACGTTGTGCCATTTACTGACATTCAAATGTCAATTATTGATAAGTGCAGAGAAGACGAACTTACAATAATAATGAGAAGATTTATGACAAGAATAGCCTGCAAACTGGCTGATAAGCTTAATGTGCAATCAGTAACTACAGGTGAAAGCATAGGTCAAGTTGCCAGCCAAACTATGGAAGGATTGGTTGTAAGCACAGATGTAGCTGACAGACCAATGTTTAGACCTCTTATTGCTATGGATAAGCAAGATATTATGGATATATCCAGGCAAATTGGGACTTATGAAACCTCTATACTTCCATATGAAGACTGCTGCACAATTTTTGTTCCAAAGCATCCAAAAACAAAACCTGCATTAGATAAAATGAGAAAAGCAGAAAGTATCTTAGAAGTTGATAGATTAGTTGAAGAAGCAATCGAAAATATGGAAACTTACGAGCTATAG
- a CDS encoding serine hydrolase, with protein MNFKFKRAMRTAAILIMMTAVAVALIYFGKQEDKSAFENMPLNLSGNISPDDKFMEDMEQIKFHAYEKRIKYISKMLESEADTPVNTSPNNGSKDKSLEQKIRDYLGKNVSKVGIGYYDIQNGKGFSINGDKYFTAASTVKVQMNMVLFDMVKEGKVDINEALKYTQADYEAGTGILQGKDKTNPIPLLTLSDYSIIYSDNIATNMIMRRIGRTEMKKRFGQKVGHTVPVENLVTPNEGLTFLKQLYENKGNNQYYTRLIGIMKTTVFHDRLDAYVPKEIVAHKIGNYGSFANDVGIVYAPKPYIIAVYTDGLSNANEVIATINKMLYQEHK; from the coding sequence TTGAACTTTAAATTTAAAAGAGCAATGCGGACTGCAGCAATTCTTATTATGATGACAGCAGTAGCAGTAGCCTTAATTTACTTTGGAAAACAAGAGGACAAGTCTGCTTTTGAAAATATGCCTTTGAATTTAAGCGGCAACATATCTCCAGATGATAAATTTATGGAGGATATGGAGCAAATAAAGTTTCATGCTTATGAGAAAAGAATAAAATATATAAGTAAGATGCTTGAAAGTGAAGCTGATACTCCTGTTAATACTTCACCTAACAATGGTAGTAAAGATAAAAGCTTGGAGCAAAAGATTAGAGACTACCTTGGCAAAAATGTTTCAAAAGTAGGAATTGGATATTATGACATACAAAATGGAAAAGGCTTTTCAATCAATGGTGACAAGTATTTTACAGCAGCAAGCACAGTTAAAGTGCAAATGAACATGGTACTTTTTGATATGGTTAAGGAAGGAAAAGTTGATATTAATGAAGCTCTTAAATATACTCAGGCTGATTATGAAGCAGGTACGGGAATACTTCAGGGAAAGGACAAAACAAATCCTATACCACTTTTAACCTTAAGTGACTATAGTATAATTTATTCTGATAATATAGCTACAAATATGATTATGAGAAGAATAGGCAGAACTGAGATGAAGAAGCGCTTTGGACAAAAGGTAGGACATACAGTGCCAGTGGAAAATTTAGTAACGCCAAATGAAGGATTAACATTTTTAAAGCAGCTTTATGAGAATAAAGGCAATAATCAGTATTACACAAGACTTATAGGAATTATGAAAACAACAGTTTTTCATGACAGGTTAGATGCTTACGTGCCAAAGGAGATTGTTGCTCATAAGATAGGTAACTATGGGTCCTTTGCAAATGATGTTGGGATAGTTTATGCACCTAAGCCGTATATTATTGCTGTATACACAGATGGCCTGTCCAATGCGAATGAGGTTATTGCTACTATTAATAAAATGTTGTATCAAGAGCACAAATAG
- a CDS encoding response regulator transcription factor encodes MDKETILIVDDEKEIRDLVNIYLKNEGYNTILAEDGIEAIEILESKDIHLIILDVMMPKLDGIQACMKIRAEKNMPIIMLSAKSQDIDKINGLITGADDYMTKPFNPLELIARVKSQLRRYIRLNTPMIKNDGVIEIDDLTINVDTHEIKVEGKDIKLTPREFDILELLARNRGIVFSIEKIYERVWKEDFLESENTVMVHIRKIREKLEKNTRNPKYIKTVWGVGYKIEN; translated from the coding sequence TTGGATAAAGAAACAATTCTTATCGTTGATGATGAAAAAGAAATTAGAGATTTAGTTAATATATATTTAAAAAATGAAGGATACAATACAATATTGGCTGAGGATGGAATTGAAGCCATAGAAATTCTAGAGTCAAAAGATATTCATCTTATAATACTTGATGTAATGATGCCTAAGCTTGATGGAATTCAAGCCTGTATGAAAATAAGAGCAGAGAAAAATATGCCTATAATAATGCTCTCCGCAAAAAGTCAGGATATAGATAAAATAAATGGTCTTATTACAGGTGCAGATGATTATATGACAAAACCATTTAACCCTTTAGAACTTATAGCAAGAGTAAAGTCACAGCTTAGAAGGTATATAAGGCTTAATACACCTATGATTAAAAATGACGGCGTTATTGAAATTGATGATTTGACTATAAATGTGGATACTCATGAGATAAAAGTGGAAGGCAAAGACATAAAGCTTACTCCAAGAGAATTTGATATTCTTGAGTTGCTAGCAAGAAACAGAGGAATAGTTTTCAGCATTGAAAAGATATATGAAAGAGTTTGGAAGGAAGATTTTTTAGAATCTGAAAATACAGTCATGGTTCACATCAGAAAGATAAGGGAAAAGCTAGAAAAAAACACGAGAAATCCTAAGTATATAAAGACCGTCTGGGGGGTAGGCTACAAGATTGAAAATTAA
- a CDS encoding HAMP domain-containing sensor histidine kinase, with translation MKIKIPKVIKILFAPIFLLLRPFKFLLKPAFRLYDYVMARVKKSIRAELVVTFVVCLLSATVVFGIANSYYKKNNRYSRIDYSGSISEISSLSSAIVSEINRGKFSVNDSDKIMTIIQNRARVIEDAKILVLDLDGKVLYKTGNASETQIDVYSLIKNALETKNNVDSRKEYVNFAPLQFSDNKAYVVVKAVPQAHIEYYQAGGNSFLALLIACGAFIIIFMMITKNRMLYFEEIARGIIEISKGNLDYRVNKAGDDELAALADSINLMASELQNQIEAERRAERTKNELITNVSHDLRTPLTSIMGYLGLIKDDRYSSKEELMEYINIAFNKSEKLKLLIEDLFEYTKLSSEGIKLYKQPVNVNEFLEQLIEELVPLAEEKQVSIAKEFPSEKITLNLDIDKILRVFENLIVNAIKYSYSPGEIKIRITKDEKGIVISIHNNGDTIHAEELSKIFDRFYRLEKSRSSSTGGSGLGLAIAKNIVELHGGKIWAESRDNIVSFYVNFNQ, from the coding sequence TTGAAAATTAAAATACCAAAAGTTATTAAAATCTTATTCGCACCTATATTTCTTTTGCTTAGGCCTTTTAAATTTTTACTTAAGCCTGCTTTCAGATTATATGACTATGTTATGGCAAGAGTAAAAAAAAGTATAAGGGCAGAGCTTGTTGTCACATTTGTAGTTTGCCTTTTATCAGCAACAGTTGTTTTTGGTATTGCAAATTCCTATTATAAAAAGAACAATAGATACTCAAGAATTGATTATAGTGGGAGCATAAGTGAAATATCCTCACTTTCTTCTGCCATAGTAAGTGAAATTAATCGTGGAAAATTTAGTGTTAATGATTCCGATAAAATTATGACCATTATACAAAACCGAGCACGGGTTATTGAGGATGCGAAAATTCTTGTATTAGACCTTGATGGCAAGGTTTTATACAAAACTGGAAATGCCAGCGAGACACAGATAGATGTTTACAGCCTTATAAAAAATGCCCTTGAAACTAAAAACAATGTTGATTCACGAAAAGAATATGTGAATTTTGCTCCTTTGCAGTTTAGCGATAATAAAGCTTATGTGGTGGTTAAGGCCGTACCTCAGGCCCATATCGAGTACTACCAGGCAGGAGGGAATTCCTTTTTGGCTCTTTTAATTGCCTGTGGGGCTTTTATTATTATATTTATGATGATAACAAAGAATAGAATGCTTTACTTTGAAGAAATTGCAAGAGGAATAATAGAAATTTCAAAAGGAAATCTTGATTACAGAGTTAATAAAGCAGGAGATGATGAACTTGCTGCCCTTGCCGATAGTATAAATCTAATGGCAAGCGAGCTCCAAAATCAAATAGAAGCTGAGAGAAGAGCAGAAAGGACAAAAAATGAACTTATAACTAATGTGTCCCATGATCTCAGAACACCTTTAACATCAATTATGGGCTATTTAGGGCTTATAAAAGATGATCGATATTCCAGCAAAGAAGAACTTATGGAATATATAAATATTGCCTTTAATAAGTCTGAAAAATTAAAGTTGCTTATTGAGGATTTGTTTGAATATACAAAGCTAAGCAGCGAAGGTATTAAACTGTACAAGCAACCTGTAAATGTAAATGAATTTTTAGAGCAGCTTATTGAGGAACTTGTACCTTTGGCTGAGGAAAAGCAAGTATCAATTGCCAAAGAATTTCCAAGCGAGAAAATTACACTTAACTTAGATATAGATAAAATACTAAGAGTTTTTGAAAATTTAATTGTGAATGCTATAAAGTATAGCTATAGTCCAGGTGAAATAAAAATTAGAATTACAAAAGATGAAAAAGGAATAGTAATATCGATCCATAATAATGGAGATACTATTCATGCAGAAGAATTGTCAAAGATATTTGACAGGTTTTACAGGCTTGAAAAGTCAAGGTCTTCCTCTACAGGAGGCAGTGGGCTTGGTCTTGCAATTGCAAAAAATATAGTTGAGCTTCATGGTGGAAAGATATGGGCAGAAAGCAGAGATAATATCGTAAGCTTTTATGTAAATTTTAATCAATAG
- a CDS encoding phosphatase PAP2 family protein, with product MEKAIIRESAVYKKLKENILPLSAMACLAPLNLIYVALNNSERGAKSLVISLDNSIPFVKAFIIPYIIWYGFIFLTMLYLCCKDRDIYYKTLTSYALGLIASYITFYFFQTTVPRPELLEGDILTRMVNSIYSADQPYNCFPSIHVLTSFLMVKGIMASNVRNKVNMSLIWITSFMIIISTVFIKQHVVFDVIGGIVYADVIFRVVELYGGRVFSWIKKQFLSLMMKKKLEI from the coding sequence GTGGAAAAAGCCATTATAAGAGAAAGTGCAGTTTATAAAAAATTAAAGGAAAATATTTTACCATTAAGTGCTATGGCTTGTTTGGCGCCATTAAATTTAATATACGTAGCGTTAAACAATTCTGAAAGAGGAGCTAAAAGTCTTGTAATATCTTTGGATAATTCAATACCATTTGTAAAGGCGTTTATTATTCCTTATATTATTTGGTATGGTTTTATATTCTTAACAATGCTTTATTTATGCTGCAAGGATAGAGATATCTACTATAAAACATTAACAAGCTACGCATTGGGGCTTATAGCTTCATATATAACTTTTTATTTCTTTCAGACAACGGTGCCGAGACCAGAACTATTAGAAGGAGATATACTGACAAGAATGGTAAATTCAATCTATAGTGCAGACCAGCCCTATAACTGTTTCCCAAGCATTCATGTGCTAACAAGTTTTTTAATGGTTAAAGGAATAATGGCAAGCAATGTAAGAAATAAAGTTAATATGTCTTTGATTTGGATCACGTCTTTTATGATAATTATTTCTACTGTGTTTATTAAGCAGCATGTTGTCTTTGATGTTATAGGTGGAATTGTGTATGCTGATGTAATATTTAGAGTAGTTGAGTTGTATGGTGGGAGGGTTTTTAGTTGGATAAAGAAACAATTCTTATCGTTGATGATGAAAAAGAAATTAGAGATTTAG
- a CDS encoding peptidase C39 family protein, whose protein sequence is MDKYEKNLWLHNAFESFSKGVYSGTSLTKEHRIVLHKINDKYINKGVYVSEIIHTAAFDNLILSWNADTPVGTYIGIEAQVLINKHNNPLWSDWLSFGTWNSNGISSSAPKALSSNELAYIETDTIKVKGTLGETAGAVRYKLTLTTEIPDKTPCVKLIAGTYRNSKENPSEFNLSSDFEPELIYLKKKLDVPCFSQMLQDSKIASVICSPTSVAMILNYYGLKLTPIEVAGKVYDLEYKGYGNWPFNTAFAGSLGFEAYVLSCSSINDLKKEVYKGYPAAVSVKYKNSEKVEAKLPIIHAAPISKTYGHLIVVCGFTEEDNEEYIIVNDPAAPSNEKVRVKYLLDEFEEAWQASGRIAYIIHP, encoded by the coding sequence ATGGATAAGTATGAAAAAAATCTATGGCTGCATAACGCCTTCGAATCCTTCAGTAAAGGTGTTTATAGTGGAACTTCACTTACAAAAGAACATAGAATTGTACTTCACAAAATTAATGACAAATATATAAACAAAGGAGTGTATGTTTCTGAAATAATACACACTGCTGCTTTTGATAATCTTATACTATCCTGGAATGCAGATACACCTGTGGGTACTTATATAGGCATTGAAGCACAAGTACTTATAAATAAACATAATAATCCTCTTTGGTCTGATTGGTTATCCTTTGGAACCTGGAATTCAAACGGCATAAGCTCTTCTGCACCAAAAGCTCTCTCATCAAATGAGCTTGCATATATAGAAACTGATACAATAAAGGTAAAAGGCACATTGGGGGAAACCGCCGGTGCCGTAAGATATAAACTAACCCTGACTACAGAAATTCCAGATAAAACACCTTGTGTTAAGCTCATAGCTGGAACCTATAGAAATTCAAAAGAAAACCCATCAGAATTTAACTTATCTTCCGATTTTGAGCCTGAGCTGATTTATTTAAAGAAAAAGCTAGACGTGCCATGTTTCTCACAAATGCTTCAGGATTCTAAAATAGCTAGTGTTATTTGCAGTCCTACAAGTGTTGCAATGATTTTAAATTATTACGGCTTAAAACTCACACCGATAGAGGTTGCTGGAAAGGTATATGACTTAGAATACAAGGGCTACGGAAATTGGCCGTTTAATACAGCCTTTGCAGGCAGTTTAGGTTTTGAAGCGTATGTGTTAAGCTGCAGTTCAATTAATGATTTAAAAAAGGAAGTATATAAGGGATATCCAGCAGCAGTAAGTGTTAAATACAAAAATAGCGAGAAGGTTGAAGCAAAGCTTCCAATAATTCATGCTGCTCCTATTTCTAAAACCTATGGGCATCTAATTGTAGTTTGTGGTTTTACCGAAGAAGATAATGAAGAATATATAATAGTTAATGACCCAGCTGCTCCAAGCAATGAAAAAGTAAGGGTAAAATATCTTCTAGACGAATTTGAGGAAGCTTGGCAGGCATCAGGTAGAATAGCATATATTATTCATCCTTAA
- a CDS encoding cysteine desulfurase family protein, which translates to MEVYLDNSATTKPYEEVIEAVADVMRNYYGNPSSAHKLGLQAEKKMNESRDIIAKSLNCSKEEIVFTSGGSESNNFLIRGFLKEGSHVITTNIEHPSVLNMCKELENSGFRITYLRVDERGKINLEELESSITKDTSIVSIMHVNNEIGVAQDIEKIGKLIKEKSSRVKFHVDAVQSYGKYRIDVQKCKIDLLSASGHKIHGPRGVGFAYIRKGLVPKPLIFGGGQERSFRSGTENLAAIAGLAKASEIIYYDIAQKFHKVIELKAYFIDKLCKVDSIKVNSPLGEDFSPYVLSVSFIGARAEVLLHLLEEGGIYVSTGSACSSKDTKDSHVLKAIGLKDNEIKGTIRFSFNSSNTMEEIDYTLDVIERSLRFLRRVSK; encoded by the coding sequence ATGGAAGTTTATTTAGATAATAGTGCTACTACAAAACCGTATGAAGAAGTTATAGAAGCTGTTGCTGACGTTATGAGAAATTACTACGGTAACCCATCCTCAGCTCACAAGCTAGGTCTTCAAGCCGAGAAAAAAATGAATGAAAGCAGAGATATTATTGCCAAAAGCCTAAACTGTTCTAAGGAAGAAATTGTATTTACATCAGGAGGAAGCGAAAGTAATAATTTTTTAATACGAGGCTTTCTGAAGGAAGGTTCTCATGTTATTACTACAAATATAGAGCATCCAAGCGTATTGAATATGTGCAAGGAACTGGAGAATTCAGGATTTAGAATTACATATTTAAGAGTTGATGAAAGAGGTAAAATAAACTTAGAGGAGCTAGAAAGTTCTATCACAAAAGACACCTCCATTGTAAGCATAATGCATGTAAACAACGAAATAGGTGTAGCACAAGATATTGAAAAAATAGGCAAGCTTATAAAGGAAAAGAGCAGCAGAGTGAAATTTCATGTGGATGCTGTGCAAAGCTATGGAAAATATAGAATTGATGTGCAAAAATGCAAAATTGATTTATTGTCTGCAAGCGGTCATAAGATTCATGGACCTAGAGGAGTAGGTTTTGCTTATATTAGAAAGGGATTGGTTCCTAAGCCTTTAATTTTTGGAGGCGGTCAGGAAAGAAGCTTTCGTTCAGGTACTGAAAATCTTGCTGCTATAGCTGGATTAGCAAAAGCTTCAGAAATTATTTATTATGATATTGCCCAAAAGTTTCATAAAGTGATTGAGCTAAAAGCCTATTTTATTGATAAACTATGCAAAGTTGATAGCATTAAGGTAAATAGTCCACTTGGAGAAGATTTCTCGCCATATGTATTGAGCGTATCTTTTATAGGTGCCAGGGCTGAAGTTCTTCTTCATTTATTGGAAGAAGGCGGCATTTATGTATCAACTGGATCAGCATGTTCATCGAAGGATACAAAAGACAGTCACGTTCTTAAGGCAATAGGCCTTAAAGACAACGAGATAAAAGGAACTATAAGATTTAGTTTCAACAGCAGCAATACTATGGAAGAAATAGATTACACATTAGATGTTATTGAAAGATCATTAAGATTTTTAAGGAGAGTTAGCAAATGA
- a CDS encoding ATP-binding protein yields MRLKAHLWIINNLIDLTKIDSGNLQLNIRRCNIVESVEAFVQAVVDYASNKNISIIFDTDIEIEEYKLQLIFESLRQADNLLARRSEGSGIGLGLVKHLAERHNGIVNVLSK; encoded by the coding sequence ATGAGGCTAAAAGCACACTTATGGATAATTAATAACTTAATTGACTTAACTAAAATTGATTCAGGCAATTTACAACTAAACATTAGAAGATGCAATATTGTTGAAAGCGTTGAAGCTTTTGTTCAGGCAGTTGTTGACTATGCTTCAAATAAAAACATTTCCATCATATTCGATACTGATATAGAAATAGAGGAATATAAGCTACAGCTTATATTTGAAAGCCTTAGGCAGGCAGATAACCTGCTCGCAAGAAGAAGTGAAGGTAGTGGAATTGGGCTCGGCCTTGTTAAGCACCTTGCAGAAAGGCATAATGGAATTGTTAATGTTCTAAGTAAATAA
- a CDS encoding DUF1450 domain-containing protein — translation MKISFCDFNEYKDEVIKIIKKNYPEFETSVNRCIYSCGDCARKPIARINGELLVGENTNDLVQKIIEYSKNI, via the coding sequence ATGAAAATAAGTTTTTGCGATTTTAATGAATATAAAGATGAAGTAATTAAAATTATAAAAAAAAACTATCCTGAGTTTGAAACGTCAGTTAACAGATGTATCTATAGCTGCGGTGACTGTGCAAGAAAGCCTATCGCAAGAATTAATGGTGAACTTTTAGTAGGTGAAAACACTAATGATTTAGTGCAGAAAATAATTGAATATAGTAAGAATATTTAA
- the lgt gene encoding prolipoprotein diacylglyceryl transferase, with amino-acid sequence MNPIAFNLFGLPIRWYGILISSGMVIGILLASYNCRIKHISYDRMMDLILIALPAAIVGARLYYVLFNLDYYSSNLGEIINIRQGGLAIHGGVLFALIAAYIYARKSNLEFIKYADAAAPSIILAQAIGRWGNFFNQEAHGGEVTKEFISRFPGFIQNGMFIEGTYYHPTFLYESVWNLAVFAVLMVIIKKTSKNGLTFFTYIGLYSVGRFIIEGLRTDSLMMGPIRVAQLVSLSGIVIWLVYLFFAFFRKKRDVV; translated from the coding sequence ATGAATCCAATAGCTTTTAATTTATTTGGTCTGCCAATAAGATGGTATGGAATATTAATTTCCTCTGGAATGGTAATAGGTATTTTGCTTGCTTCTTATAACTGCAGGATAAAGCACATTAGCTATGATAGAATGATGGACTTAATACTTATAGCACTTCCGGCAGCAATAGTAGGAGCAAGATTATATTATGTTCTCTTCAATTTAGACTATTACTCAAGCAACTTAGGGGAAATAATAAATATAAGACAAGGCGGTCTTGCTATACACGGCGGTGTACTATTCGCTTTAATAGCAGCTTACATTTACGCAAGAAAGAGTAACCTTGAATTTATAAAATATGCAGACGCTGCAGCGCCATCCATTATTTTAGCGCAGGCTATAGGAAGATGGGGCAACTTTTTTAATCAGGAAGCTCACGGTGGAGAAGTTACAAAGGAATTTATCAGCCGTTTTCCAGGTTTTATTCAAAATGGGATGTTTATTGAAGGAACTTACTACCATCCCACCTTTTTATATGAATCTGTATGGAATTTAGCCGTGTTTGCTGTACTTATGGTTATAATAAAAAAGACATCGAAAAATGGTCTCACCTTCTTTACATATATTGGGTTATATTCTGTAGGAAGATTTATTATAGAAGGATTAAGAACTGATAGCCTGATGATGGGGCCAATAAGAGTAGCGCAGTTAGTAAGTTTAAGTGGAATTGTGATTTGGCTTGTTTATTTATTCTTTGCATTCTTTAGGAAGAAAAGGGATGTGGTATGA